TAAAACTCAAAATGCACAACCCCGtttttgttggccataaaaatctCAAGGTTCCCAACTCCAATTTTCGATTAGCCCAATCCAACGAAATTAAACAGTcaaattatttacatattttacgTAAGTATAAATTTATTAGGTAAGAAATTCGTATCGGTTGTTATTGCATGCAAATGATTTGATTTCGAATGCCAATgatttggctatttggaaTCGCTTGTTTTTGTGCACAGAAATTTCATGCGAAATGAGTTGGAAACATTGACAACAGAATTGGAACGCAAACTAAAatgcacaacaaaaaaaaaaaatatatatatatatagaaagaAATATATAGCAGTGCAGTGCAGACGCTGGATGATGAGATAGATATTAACAACTAATCAGTGCTGGGAATCCAATCCTCTACAGACTGGCCACGGGATGCAGACGCAGTGGCTTCGACGCCTGCCGCACAATTCGCGACCTGGGACGCGCCGGTGGCAAGTACGCATTGCTCTGTGGCTGCGACTGTGGCAGCAATCGCAATGGCTGCTGCACATCGTCGTAGATCTTAACGGTCTGCACATGACTCTCCGCACCACTGTGCGCATTCTGTGTGACCACCTTGACCACCTGATGGCGTCCCTGCGGCTGCTCATTGCTCGCTCCCAGAATTTTGATCGTCTTCACACCAGCCTGATCGAGTTGCTCCAGCACCTTGAAGGTCCGTGTGGAATGTGGCTTCACTATTTGCACGGTGCGCACACGGGAGCTGCCACGCAGTGCGGGTGGTGCCACGACGGGTGCCGTTGCCGCCATGGCCACATTTACCGCCACCTGAACGTCCTTGGGCATGAATTTCTGCAGCGATTGCTGCGCCTTAAAGCTTAACGTGGGCTGCAGCTTTTGCTGGCTCTGCACCACGcggtggtagtggtggtgcAGGTGGTGCTGTGCCTGCTGCTGGCGGGGCACAGCGTTGCTTACGTAGGCGGGGGCATAGAATCGAGGACGCTTTGATTGCTCACGGTACATGGGCGCCACCTCGATcacctgttgctgctgctggacatgatgatgttgctgctgctggacatgatgatactgctgctgctggcgtaGAGTGACTGGCTGTGCATAGCGTGCGAAGGGCTGCACGGTGTTCATATAGCTTCTCAGCGAGTGAATGTGCGTCACCTGGGTGGGCGCTGGAGCTGGCAGAGAAATGGCAATGGGAGCGGGTCCACTCACGTGGATGGGAGCGCGAGGAGCGGCAGCGGGCGCTGGcgctgcagcaggagcaacagctCGAACGGGAGCggaagcaggagcagcaactcgcagaggagctggagcaggagctggagccgGAGCTGGAACCGGAGCAGCAACTCGGACAGAAGCAGGAGCGGCCACTGCTGGTGGCAGATAGCCAGAAGCCCTGTATTGCTGTTGATAGGCACTTGAAGTGGCTGTCGTCTGGACTACGGCAACAGgggctggagctggagctggagcagggGCAGGAGCAACCAGGGGAGCAGGAGCTGCAATGGAAACGGGAGCAGGAGCCGCAACTGGCGATGGAGCTGGGGCGGTGGCAGTTGGAGGCAGGTAAGCAGGAGCCGTAAACTGTTGCTGATAGCTGCCGGCAGTAGATGTTGCAAGTGTACTTTGAGGAGCCAAagcttgttgctgctgcgacttGGAGCGACCATAGACGATGTCTGcgttttgctgttgctgggcAACCTGCAACTGAGACTGCACCACgatctgttgctgctgctgctgcagctgttgctgttgctgctgctgctgcagctgttgctgttgctgctgctgctgttgcaagagcaactgctgctgctcctgctgttgctTCAGCAGTTTGGTTTGAGTCTGCAGGCTGTGCAGCTCGGCAATGGCGGCCTCGGCATTTTCGGGCTTAACGAAATCATAGCCATCGGGAAGGGCACCAGGATTGCTAATGGTTGCCTGTGTAGGAGCAGCATacacctgttgctgctgtacctgttgctgctgcacttgttgctgctgcacctgttgctgctgcaactgttgctgctgcacttgttgctgctgcacctgttgctgctgcacttgttgctgctgcacttgttgctgctgcaactcttgctgctgcagctgttgctgtggctgctgGTACGTGATCTGAGTTGGTGCCTGAGGACGTGGTTCATCGTAGCCAGGTGGCAGATAGCCAGGAGCACGATACTCGCCGGCAGACTGCTGCACGGATGCAACACTCTGTGCGGTGGCAACATTTTGAACGGACGACACACTCTGCGAGGTGGCGACACTCTGGCTGAGCGAAACGGGCAACTGATCGGGATTGGAGAACTCGTAGCCAGGTGGCAGATAGCCAGGAGCACGGTATTCCTGACCCTGTTCCTGAACTGAaatctgctgctgttgctgctgctgaacgGATTGAATCTGCtgcacttgctgctgctgctgttgcacctCTTGAACTTgctgcacctgctgctgctgttcctgCTGTGGTGGCAGATATGTTGGTCCTTGGAAGAccttctgttgctgctgatagCTGATGGTAGTTGGTAGCTGGTAGTTGGACACTGGCTGAGCAACTGCCTCGCTGGTGGTGGGTGGCAGATATGCTGGTGCCTCGTAGTTCTGTTGGCTGTACTGCTGTTgcacctgttgctgctgcaccacttgctgttgctgctgcggaaTCACTTGCTGCTGCACcacttgctgttgctgctgctgcacatactcctgttgctgctgaatcacttgctgctgctgttgctgctgctgctggacatTGGGTGCGGCAGCCGTGGGTGGTAGATAGGCCTGACCACTGTAACCCAACGAGGATGTAGCCGGAGCTTTGCGCTGGAAATCATGCTGGTAGTTCGAAGGGAAGGGCACGGGAATAGACGCAGGAGCTgctgcaggagcagctgcagccggAGTGGCAACTGGCGCTGTAGCTGGCGCATCGGGAAAGTTAAGGAAGCTCAAGTCCAAGCTATCATCGTTGGCATGACCACTTGCACCCTGACCCTGAGGCGGCAGATAGGCGGGTCCCTTGGCCGCAAAATGATTGTGCACCTCAAAGATCTGATAGCCGGAATTGCCGTAGTTGCTCTCCTGGAAGCCACCGCCGGTCTTGTAGTATTGCTCCTTGGTGATCAgcggctgttgttgctgctgctgcagttgctgctgctgctgttgctgtcgcAACTTGAGCGATATATCCGCTTGGGTTAATCCGCATAGTGCACAGATGGCGAGCGCAATGAAGGCGCCAAAGAACTTCACCGAGAACGAATCgtaaaaaaacacaaaacaaatacTTTGAgtcacagaaaaaaaaaagaacttatGTATATTATCACTGTCATATGGATGGATGAATTAGATGAATGAATGTAAATGGATCCTTGGCTGAATGGTAATCCTTAGCCATGGGCAAGTGCCCTGCTTACATTCATCTTCACAGTGGTCGTGCTTGAGCCCTCGATGTCCAACCGATCAATGATGCCCCCAATGACCCAGCCACGCGTTTTATACAAGGGCCATTCGAAAACTAGTCGGCGCATCTTCATTCACATCGATCGACATCTTCATCTCTCCATCTCCGCATCATTTTGCCCCCACTGCTTGTCGAACCAAGCGAGCCAAGCTCCAAACTCCAAGCTGCCCAGTGGTCAGTGGACAGAGGGGGACCTTTCATTAGTTTGGGGCTAGTTACCATGGGATGCTGCGCAACATTTTCGGATAGTTGCGCTGTGGCCGCTCGTTCGCATTTCGCTCGGATATTCAGATTCCGCTTATGATGTTATCGTCGCTCAGCTACACGCAGAAAAATGTATAGttcgtacatatgtatattggcaaaaaaaaaaacaaaggggGTTAAAGGGTAGTCCCTCAATTATAATCttcttaaaaatgtaaacaagtTACTTGGAGTAAGCTAACTTCGAACTGAGAATGGTTCGATCTCGATCTGAGTGTAATTCGATTTCTTGGCTAGATTTTGAGAacgaaattcaaattcaaatcgaGATCGCTGAGTAcgattttttcttttccaacTTACTTCagtttctcgcagtgcatgcCAACTAATTCCCGAAGCCGTGTGCTTTCGGGCGGATGTAACTAATACGCCTGCCGCCAAAACGCCTCGGATATGGGACATCAGTCATCGGTGCGTCAGTGCGTTCTCCGTCCGGATTGCGCAATCCTCCGGCTCGTTATCGTCTGCCTTGGATTTCCTGTTATTAGCTATTTAGCTCTGCATTTGCATCGGTctcggatacggatacggactCGAATTCGGATTCAGATACGCGTTTCGCAAAATGCTTGCTAAAATATTTGGCTGCCATTGCCAAAAATTATTACACCTGTCATTAGCAATGCGTGTCGGCTGATTTCGTtgggttttcattttcatttttatttcgattttgatttgtatttttttttttcgagggCCTATgaattaaacattaaacattGATAAGCATGTCGCCTCACCTCTGTCGCGAATAAAGTTTCAAAAAATAATACCACCTGCTAACCACGATATATTCGTAGATTTTTGTGCAacatcagtttcagttttatgATGGCTTTAAAGCCTAATGTGTATGAAACCCCCTTTTTAGTGAGAAAGTACTATCAGTACTTTTATATGGCAACATATTTGTACAGtctaaaatttatattttatctcttgaatataatatttcaaCTCTGTGCTCCAAAAACCGAAACTAGGCCCACTAAAATGTCAACCATTCACACATCGCCTAgtcaaaaaaacaaaaaaaaatcacacatAAAACATGACTCTATTCATAGGCTTTTGATACCAATCACAACAAAACAGATTGGATTGTATAACCATTATAGCGACATatctttcatttggttttccgCAGAAACGCGTGTAATTTTCCCATGGCGATCGGTTTTTGGGGGGGGATTTCCCCCTCGCGCCGCTAATCGAGAAAACCTTGACCCATCTTGGctcaaatattttatgcatatttGGCCCACCGACTGGCCAACTGGCCAATACACACAAAACGACCAAAACGATCGCCAACCACTTGGCCAACAGACGAAAATTCAGACGATTCAGAttcagacgagatggccaacaaaGGTGGGACATGCAAATAAttgaatcgaattgaattgaatcgAAATATTGGCCAAACAATATCGAAATGGTCAAAAGGGTCTGGCCCAAAGATACTTATTAActgattaaataaaacaatgtgTGAACTTTTATTGCGGTTTGCATTTATTTGGGCTTTTATTGTGGAGAttgcataattatttgcatattatttcaaaatgttttatggccatattttgACATGATTATTTTGACATGATTTAGAAAAAAATGAGAATAACTTTGACTGCTTAAGAACTCATTATAGATAAATTATATATGgactttaataaaatatttacacttaaatttgatgttttaatttaaagacTGCTGATGGAAAGATGAATTTTATcttgtaatatatataatttagcAAGAAATATTCATCAATATTATGTTTCAAATAACTaagttattttataatttgttttaaatgtgCTTATAATTATTAAGTCTTTAATCAAATAATGTGTGTTGCCACAGTAATTACAAccatttaatcaaattattaTAGGGATCTCTTGAAAATCAGTTATGAAATGCATTTGTAACTCAATCCGAAATTTTCGGGTGCCTCATCCTCAATTCTTTTGGACCATAAATTTCGGCTTAAGTTGAATTAGCATTGGATAtgcattattaattatttatgagTGTTCCCCTGCAGTTTGTTGGCATAACTAAAAAATTTGATATGCATATTGTCTGGcttgttaattatttaatttctcgctccctatctctctctctccctctttCTGCCCGTCTATCGCTCTCTCTTTCCGGTTCTCtgtgaaaatgttaaaatgctcaaaaacatcaatatgtatgtacatccaTACGTATATATTAACATTAACAAACATAGCCACCCATTAGTGGGCCATTGGAGGTCGATTTACATAGTTATTGGAATATCTACCAGTATTGAATTTGTGCCATATTCGAGCTGGAACAGCAACAGGTTGCACAGAAAGAAACCAGGTGTTTCttcatatataaaaaaagtaaaaataccATATCTTGTAGTTATCTAGTTAATCTTatcttatatgtatgtacatgtatgtatatttcatatttcttaTGCCTGTGCAagaagaaaattattatttatatttattagtctttgcatttttaatactACTATTACTTCTTTCAGTGCATTGGACATATTTGGCAAAGACGATAAAGATAAACAAACTTACTaccacaaaaaataaaaaaaatcacgacacgaaaaatgaaaacgaaatgaaaaggGAAACCGAATCGATATTAAAAATGCGTCTGCCAAGAGGGCAGATCTATaactttataaaataatatgataatatatttcgaatttttaatatttagaataatctatatacatatataatgtatTCACAATGTatctatataatatatatatattaatcattttatatTGTTCATTACAGACTCAGTTCAGAAATCTTTCTGTTCAGAAAACTTTTCTTTCAGAAATCAGTGCCtaaataaagaatatttaatGGGTAAGGaatttcatttgccattttccagTAGTTATTGTGCAACCCTCGCAGCATCCGATCCAAGATCGCCCATTGACGGATGGGCCGGTGTCGTCGGATTACTAATTGACACATAAAACCCGTAGAGACTCCGGCAGCCACAGCGGCGACCTCTTGTATTTGTGGTTTTTCAGCGGGGAGGGGGGGACAGGCAGTGAAATTCACATAAAAATGGGCGTGGCGCTTTCGGAAGCTTGGGGCGTGTTCGGCTTATTTGTTTTGAGGGTCTCCAGAGTGACGATTCATTGATTGACCATTATCTATTGAGCCACGCCATGCAAAACTTGGGAAACTTTTGAAATCGAAGTTTTTTAATTACCCCCCGCTGGCCACAATAAATGCTGCACATGAATAATTTATAACAATCAACGATTGTTTATGCAATAAAAGATGTAGGCTATACAAATGTTCTAGTActttttcaaatcaaatataaGCCAGaacagatatacatatgtatatgtagatACATTGAGCACGCTTTTTATTGATGAAAGATATTTGATGACACGTAATTAAGGGTTCATATCGTTTTCTGGGTCTGCGATTTAAACTCTGACACGCGTGCCACCATTACGCGAATTATTACTATCATTATAACTGGGTAATTGGCACCACATGTGTGATTAACCCCATTTGGTGAGGGGGCCGATCAATCGATCGATCCGCTGACAATTCATTTACAAAAGTCCTTCGCATTGGTTTTGCCTTTCACTTTGGCCTTAAGCTGCTGCCGGCCATCTGTTGTTGCCAAGTCGCGAATTCCGTTTGGGCCAATATCGTTTAGGGCCAGCCAGGTAATTAATTAATGtggaaaaaaccaaaaacaacgAAGAAATTTCAATGTCTTGCTTATTCTACAGCGATTAAGAAAGAAAATGTATGGAATAATCCTATTAATAATGGGATATATTTCGAATATTGAACACTTCACTTTGATAAAATGATAACAAAAGGACATACCCTGTATGTGTGTGAATTTATCATTGATACTGCATTTAACAAATACACAATATAAATTTGCTTGGCTTTAGCACTTTTTGCCCGAATGGGGCAATAAACAATTTACTACCAACGATGTGTCAACTGTCATTGTCTTGGACTGATTTAAATACTATTAATTGGCCGGCAGACAAACGGCGCTATTTGCATACCATTTATCGCATTTGATATCTggtcatatatgtatatttatttggcAATGCCATATATGCGATGGACAAAAGATCTGCGAAATTCCAAAAGTCAGCCAATGAAGATCAACGAACAAAAGATGACAGCCCGTACACAAAGCAGTT
The DNA window shown above is from Drosophila melanogaster chromosome X and carries:
- the CG15740 gene encoding uncharacterized protein: MNFFGAFIALAICALCGLTQADISLKLRQQQQQQQLQQQQQQPLITKEQYYKTGGGFQESNYGNSGYQIFEVHNHFAAKGPAYLPPQGQGASGHANDDSLDLSFLNFPDAPATAPVATPAAAAPAAAPASIPVPFPSNYQHDFQRKAPATSSLGYSGQAYLPPTAAAPNVQQQQQQQQQVIQQQQEYVQQQQQQVVQQQVIPQQQQQVVQQQQVQQQYSQQNYEAPAYLPPTTSEAVAQPVSNYQLPTTISYQQQQKVFQGPTYLPPQQEQQQQVQQVQEVQQQQQQVQQIQSVQQQQQQQISVQEQGQEYRAPGYLPPGYEFSNPDQLPVSLSQSVATSQSVSSVQNVATAQSVASVQQSAGEYRAPGYLPPGYDEPRPQAPTQITYQQPQQQLQQQELQQQQVQQQQVQQQQVQQQQVQQQQLQQQQVQQQQVQQQQVQQQQVYAAPTQATISNPGALPDGYDFVKPENAEAAIAELHSLQTQTKLLKQQQEQQQLLLQQQQQQQQQLQQQQQQQQLQQQQQQIVVQSQLQVAQQQQNADIVYGRSKSQQQQALAPQSTLATSTAGSYQQQFTAPAYLPPTATAPAPSPVAAPAPVSIAAPAPLVAPAPAPAPAPAPVAVVQTTATSSAYQQQYRASGYLPPAVAAPASVRVAAPVPAPAPAPAPAPLRVAAPASAPVRAVAPAAAPAPAAAPRAPIHVSGPAPIAISLPAPAPTQVTHIHSLRSYMNTVQPFARYAQPVTLRQQQQYHHVQQQQHHHVQQQQQVIEVAPMYREQSKRPRFYAPAYVSNAVPRQQQAQHHLHHHYHRVVQSQQKLQPTLSFKAQQSLQKFMPKDVQVAVNVAMAATAPVVAPPALRGSSRVRTVQIVKPHSTRTFKVLEQLDQAGVKTIKILGASNEQPQGRHQVVKVVTQNAHSGAESHVQTVKIYDDVQQPLRLLPQSQPQSNAYLPPARPRSRIVRQASKPLRLHPVASL